The Mangrovibacterium diazotrophicum genome has a segment encoding these proteins:
- a CDS encoding S46 family peptidase, which produces MVKIKLLFLGVLLHLALLVSANEGMWIPTLLKKYNIEEMQQMGFRLTADDIYSINHNSLKDAVVLFGGGCTGELVSAEGLLLTNHHCGYRQIQSHSSVEHDYLTDGFWAKSREEELTNPGLTVRFLDRMEDVTEKVMEGTDSLTGEDMEKKITRNIYEIKKEAKVDERYAADVKPIFKGNQYFLYVYKVYRDVRLVGAPPSAIGKFGGDTDNWMWPRHTGDFSIFRVYADKNNEPADYSPDNVPYTPKKFFPISMKGVQPEDFVMIFGFPGSTDEYLPSFAVELLMQQSDPDKIKIRTTKLDILRGQMEADPKVRIQYASKYASTSNSWKRWQGEIRGLKRMDALGIKNEFEGEFKNWYGQSEELSAKYESLLPDFERLYVELTPFDRAKNYYDEVVKRGTDIFQLAQNTPRNVSAWNKSDAETQQKVKDEILKRIEAHFKDYDQATDEHVFTALLRMYKADLDPSFLPKEFSELLSKYDDEKLLKKVYRKSILTDKAKFTDLVRNLDEKAIERLQKDPIVALYDQLAGYYQANVERPYSQINDEIDKLQKTYMAGIMAMKEGQALYPDANLTLRVAYGKVEGYKPRDGVEYNYFTTVKGIMEKDNPDIYDYDVPQRLRDLYAAKDFGRYAEDRQMHVAFTASIHTTGGNSGSPAINANGELIGINFDRCWEGTMSDIMFDPDQCRNIMVDIRYVLFIIDKFAGAGYLLDEMQLVPAEQAVETNTDSI; this is translated from the coding sequence ATGGTAAAAATTAAGTTGCTGTTTCTGGGTGTGCTGCTGCATTTGGCTTTGCTGGTGTCGGCCAACGAAGGCATGTGGATTCCCACACTTCTGAAAAAATACAATATCGAAGAAATGCAGCAAATGGGCTTTCGCCTGACTGCTGACGATATTTACAGTATCAATCACAACAGTTTGAAGGATGCTGTGGTTTTGTTTGGTGGCGGTTGCACCGGGGAGTTGGTTTCAGCTGAAGGTCTGCTGCTAACCAATCACCATTGTGGTTATCGTCAGATCCAGTCGCACAGTTCGGTTGAGCACGATTACCTGACAGATGGTTTTTGGGCCAAATCGCGTGAGGAAGAATTGACCAATCCTGGATTGACGGTCCGTTTTTTGGACCGCATGGAAGACGTCACTGAAAAAGTGATGGAAGGAACAGATTCTCTAACGGGAGAAGATATGGAGAAGAAAATCACGCGCAACATTTACGAGATTAAAAAGGAGGCGAAGGTTGATGAGCGCTACGCGGCCGATGTGAAGCCGATTTTTAAAGGGAATCAGTATTTCCTGTACGTCTATAAAGTTTATCGCGATGTGCGTTTGGTAGGAGCTCCTCCCTCAGCTATTGGAAAGTTTGGTGGCGACACCGACAACTGGATGTGGCCTCGTCATACCGGTGACTTTTCAATTTTCCGCGTTTATGCGGATAAGAATAATGAGCCCGCCGATTATTCACCGGATAATGTACCTTACACGCCGAAGAAGTTTTTCCCGATTTCGATGAAAGGTGTGCAACCTGAAGATTTTGTCATGATTTTTGGTTTCCCCGGAAGTACCGACGAATATTTGCCATCGTTTGCCGTTGAGCTGTTGATGCAACAAAGCGACCCGGATAAAATTAAAATCCGCACAACGAAGCTGGACATTTTGCGTGGGCAAATGGAAGCTGATCCGAAAGTGCGCATTCAATATGCCTCGAAATATGCGTCGACCAGCAACTCGTGGAAACGCTGGCAAGGCGAAATTCGTGGCTTGAAACGAATGGATGCCTTGGGTATTAAAAACGAATTTGAAGGCGAGTTTAAAAACTGGTATGGACAATCGGAAGAATTGAGCGCGAAGTACGAATCGTTATTGCCCGATTTTGAGCGGTTGTATGTGGAGTTGACACCCTTTGATCGTGCCAAGAATTATTATGACGAAGTTGTAAAGCGGGGGACTGATATTTTCCAATTGGCCCAGAACACGCCACGCAATGTTTCCGCCTGGAACAAGTCGGATGCGGAGACGCAACAAAAAGTTAAGGATGAAATTCTGAAACGGATAGAAGCGCATTTCAAAGATTACGACCAGGCTACCGACGAGCATGTGTTTACTGCATTACTTCGGATGTACAAAGCCGATCTGGATCCTTCATTTTTGCCGAAAGAATTTAGCGAGCTATTGTCAAAATACGACGACGAAAAACTGCTGAAAAAAGTATATCGCAAATCCATTCTAACCGACAAGGCAAAATTCACGGATTTGGTTCGTAACCTCGATGAAAAAGCCATTGAGCGTTTGCAGAAAGACCCGATTGTTGCGTTGTATGATCAGCTGGCAGGCTATTACCAGGCGAATGTTGAACGCCCGTACAGTCAGATCAATGATGAAATAGACAAGCTTCAGAAAACTTACATGGCCGGAATTATGGCGATGAAAGAAGGACAGGCTTTGTATCCGGATGCGAATTTGACACTCCGCGTAGCTTATGGCAAAGTGGAAGGCTACAAACCTCGCGATGGTGTGGAGTACAACTACTTCACGACAGTGAAAGGAATTATGGAGAAGGATAACCCGGATATTTACGATTACGATGTGCCGCAACGTTTGCGCGATTTGTATGCTGCGAAAGATTTCGGACGCTACGCGGAAGATAGACAAATGCATGTGGCTTTTACAGCCTCAATTCACACCACCGGCGGTAACTCGGGAAGCCCCGCGATAAATGCCAACGGTGAGCTGATCGGTATCAATTTCGACCGTTGCTGGGAAGGAACCATGAGCGACATCATGTTCGACCCGGACCAGTGCCGCAACATCATGGTCGACATTCGCTACGTGTTGTTTATTATCGACAAGTTTGCTGGAGCAGGTTATTTGCTCGACGAAATGCAACTTGTCCCGGCAGAACAAGCTGTTGAAACCAACACGGATTCGATCTAG
- a CDS encoding rhamnogalacturonan lyase family protein: MKLIGLFLLSFALVFSAKAQTLLFHDDFNQGLSQWVIEQNSDATVLNSGNGQLEIIAPQGLTLWFKQVLAGNIRISYDAKVIQAGGEFDRASDLNCFWMANDPENPDDFFARSKWRNGVFGNYYSLSQYYVGYGGNNNSTTRFRKYDGNFKQFKNEKIRPEIIQEYTDSAHLITPNQWCHIDIEMKGNSVNYYFNHELLFRMDDPEPYRYGYFGFRTVKNHVVLKNFKVYRPASEEKSAASMRQMEKMDRGVVAVCPSQDSVFVSWRLLQADPQNIAFNIYRQTSGEQAIQLNEHPLKEGTYFWDTTADLSKTNSWFVTPENDAEPVCSSANSFSLNSDAVGKAYLSIPLQIPESAKVGDQEYSYSANDASVADLDGDGKYEIILKWQPSLVRNPPQKGLTGLQLIDAYKLDGTLLWRINLGKNIRSGAAYTQFLVYDLDGDGRAEMVCKTADGTIDGEGNVIGDASKDWRTMDADSATYGKIVDGPEYLTVFDGLTGKALATENYIPDRYPLDSWGGVGGNGNNDSTGGRSDRFSAAIAYLDGVHPSALFVRGWYGRTAVAAWDYRDGQLSQRWLFDSKDADNPYSGQANHQVSVADVDQDGKDELCVGAMTVDDDGQGLYTTGLRHGDALSISDMDPDRPGLEVYGIHENEGKTLALQTPGVAMFDAKTGEILFSIGPGIDIGRGLSADIDPTHRGFENWGGPGGLRDVHGNTISENTPSSTNFVLWWDGDLSRELLDKNRIDKWDWTANKTVNLLTAEDCVSNNGTKATPCLSADLLGDWREEVIWRTADNSELRIYTTTIPTAYRFQTFMQDPQYRLSIAWQNVAYNQPPFTSFYLGTDLDTKKNSTDD, from the coding sequence ATGAAGCTAATCGGACTATTCCTTTTGTCCTTTGCGTTGGTATTTTCGGCAAAGGCACAAACGCTCTTATTCCACGACGATTTTAATCAAGGACTTTCGCAATGGGTGATCGAGCAAAACTCGGATGCCACCGTTCTGAACAGCGGTAACGGGCAACTGGAGATCATCGCCCCGCAAGGCCTCACCCTGTGGTTCAAACAAGTTCTTGCCGGTAACATCCGCATCAGCTACGATGCAAAAGTGATCCAGGCTGGTGGCGAATTTGATCGGGCATCAGATCTCAATTGCTTTTGGATGGCTAACGATCCCGAAAATCCGGACGATTTCTTTGCGAGATCCAAATGGCGCAACGGTGTCTTCGGAAACTATTATTCGCTATCGCAATATTATGTGGGCTATGGCGGAAATAACAACTCGACTACCCGTTTCCGAAAATACGACGGCAATTTCAAGCAGTTTAAAAATGAAAAGATACGCCCCGAAATTATTCAGGAATACACCGACTCTGCTCATTTGATAACGCCCAATCAATGGTGCCATATCGATATTGAAATGAAAGGGAACAGCGTGAACTACTATTTCAATCATGAGCTGTTATTCCGTATGGATGATCCCGAGCCCTACCGGTATGGTTATTTCGGTTTCCGTACCGTGAAAAATCATGTTGTGTTGAAGAACTTCAAGGTTTACCGACCTGCAAGTGAAGAAAAAAGTGCGGCATCAATGCGACAAATGGAGAAAATGGATCGCGGCGTAGTGGCTGTTTGCCCGTCGCAGGATTCCGTGTTTGTCAGCTGGCGTTTACTGCAAGCAGATCCACAAAACATTGCCTTCAATATTTACCGGCAAACGAGCGGAGAACAGGCTATCCAACTTAATGAGCATCCACTAAAAGAAGGCACTTACTTTTGGGATACCACCGCTGACCTATCGAAAACAAACAGTTGGTTTGTAACTCCGGAGAATGATGCTGAGCCTGTATGTTCTTCGGCGAACAGCTTTAGCTTGAATTCGGATGCTGTCGGGAAAGCCTATCTTTCCATTCCTTTACAAATTCCGGAATCAGCAAAAGTGGGAGACCAGGAATATTCCTACTCGGCGAACGATGCCAGTGTTGCCGATCTGGATGGAGATGGCAAATATGAAATCATTCTGAAATGGCAACCTTCGTTAGTTCGTAACCCGCCTCAAAAAGGATTGACCGGACTTCAACTGATTGATGCTTATAAACTGGATGGCACCTTGCTTTGGCGAATTAATCTCGGTAAAAATATTCGGTCTGGTGCTGCTTACACCCAATTCCTTGTTTATGATCTGGATGGAGACGGCCGTGCTGAAATGGTCTGCAAAACAGCCGATGGTACTATTGACGGCGAAGGAAATGTGATCGGTGATGCCTCGAAAGACTGGCGAACGATGGATGCGGACTCTGCAACTTACGGCAAAATCGTTGACGGTCCCGAATACCTGACCGTCTTTGACGGACTGACCGGCAAGGCGCTGGCTACCGAAAACTACATTCCGGACCGCTACCCGCTGGATAGCTGGGGAGGCGTAGGCGGAAACGGAAACAACGACAGCACCGGAGGCCGATCCGATCGTTTTTCGGCAGCTATTGCTTATTTGGATGGCGTTCATCCCAGTGCTTTGTTTGTTCGCGGCTGGTATGGCCGCACAGCCGTTGCTGCCTGGGACTACCGCGACGGACAACTATCCCAGCGCTGGTTGTTTGATTCGAAGGACGCTGACAATCCGTATTCAGGACAAGCCAACCACCAGGTCAGTGTCGCAGATGTTGATCAGGATGGCAAAGATGAACTTTGTGTTGGAGCCATGACCGTTGATGACGATGGACAAGGACTTTACACCACAGGCTTGCGTCATGGCGATGCACTTTCCATCTCTGATATGGATCCAGACCGCCCGGGACTGGAAGTATATGGTATTCACGAAAACGAAGGAAAAACACTTGCGCTGCAAACGCCGGGAGTAGCCATGTTTGACGCAAAGACCGGAGAAATTCTATTTAGCATTGGGCCTGGCATTGATATTGGTCGTGGCTTATCGGCTGATATCGATCCGACACATCGCGGATTTGAAAACTGGGGCGGCCCCGGAGGTTTGCGCGACGTGCACGGAAATACAATTAGCGAAAACACGCCTTCATCAACCAATTTTGTGCTTTGGTGGGATGGAGATCTTAGCCGCGAACTACTCGATAAAAACCGCATTGACAAATGGGACTGGACGGCGAACAAAACCGTTAACCTGCTAACTGCAGAAGACTGCGTATCGAACAACGGCACGAAAGCAACACCATGCCTGAGCGCCGATTTGTTGGGCGACTGGCGAGAAGAAGTGATTTGGCGGACAGCAGATAATTCGGAATTGCGAATTTATACGACGACCATCCCAACAGCTTACCGATTTCAAACGTTCATGCAGGATCCACAATACCGCTTAAGCATTGCCTGGCAAAATGTGGCTTATAACCAACCGCCATTTACCAGCTTCTATTTAGGGACAGACTTGGACACCAAGAAGAATTCAACGGACGATTAA
- a CDS encoding RNA polymerase sigma factor, whose translation MTQTEPEHPELLPHLFRQEYAKMTAILCRHFGLMHIEIAEDIASDTFLKASENWAIHGIPENPTAWLYTVAKNKVKDYFKHLNIYETRVKNELKQDEHLVQPDIEFNEQNITDSQLAMIFAVCNPVNSDEQQVCLALQILCGFSVEEIANAFLVNRETIKKRLLRARNNLRNDRFQISIPVDGEIKSRLKTVLRTIYLLFNEGYYSKTNDHLIRKELCTESMRLCLLLTEYPISSSGQTNALLALMCFQSSRLEARLDENGAVVLFEDQDRTCWDQSLIDQGNYYLVQATNGSEISKYHLEAGIAYWHTTLSDATKWPHILELYNQLILFEYSPVTALNRAFAFSHVYGNEEAISEVEKLEFTDNSYYHALLGYLYSTANYGKAIDHYQQAIKLSKSRKEKESLTAQIDRLGGAKKP comes from the coding sequence ATGACGCAAACTGAGCCCGAACATCCGGAATTACTACCGCATTTATTCCGTCAGGAATACGCTAAGATGACGGCCATTTTGTGTCGTCATTTTGGCTTAATGCATATTGAAATAGCAGAAGATATCGCGAGTGATACCTTCTTGAAAGCTTCGGAGAACTGGGCTATTCATGGCATACCCGAAAACCCGACCGCCTGGCTTTATACTGTAGCGAAAAATAAAGTCAAGGATTATTTCAAGCACCTAAATATTTATGAAACCCGCGTAAAAAACGAATTAAAACAGGATGAACACCTAGTGCAACCCGATATCGAATTCAACGAGCAAAATATCACCGACAGCCAGTTGGCCATGATCTTTGCCGTTTGTAACCCGGTAAATTCCGACGAACAGCAAGTCTGCCTGGCTCTCCAAATTCTCTGTGGTTTTAGCGTGGAAGAAATCGCAAATGCTTTTCTTGTCAATCGCGAGACAATTAAAAAGCGACTGCTCCGGGCCCGTAACAATCTTCGAAACGACCGGTTTCAAATTTCGATTCCGGTAGACGGCGAAATCAAATCCCGTTTAAAAACCGTCTTAAGAACAATCTACCTCTTGTTTAACGAAGGATACTATTCAAAAACCAATGACCATTTAATCCGAAAAGAATTGTGCACCGAGTCGATGCGTCTCTGCCTGTTACTTACTGAATACCCGATATCTAGTTCCGGGCAAACGAATGCCTTACTTGCACTAATGTGCTTCCAAAGTTCCCGATTGGAAGCGCGTTTGGATGAAAACGGTGCAGTGGTTTTATTCGAAGATCAAGACCGAACGTGTTGGGATCAATCGCTGATCGACCAGGGAAACTATTACTTGGTGCAGGCAACAAACGGCTCCGAAATTTCCAAATACCACCTGGAAGCCGGCATCGCATATTGGCACACGACCTTGTCCGACGCAACTAAGTGGCCGCATATTCTAGAGCTTTACAACCAGCTCATACTTTTTGAATATTCCCCGGTAACAGCTCTGAACAGGGCCTTCGCTTTCTCCCATGTTTACGGAAATGAAGAAGCGATTTCCGAAGTGGAAAAACTGGAGTTCACTGACAACAGTTATTACCATGCTCTACTTGGCTATTTGTACTCGACAGCAAATTATGGCAAAGCGATTGATCATTACCAACAAGCCATCAAACTGAGTAAATCAAGAAAAGAGAAAGAAAGTTTGACCGCTCAAATAGATCGCTTAGGTGGAGCAAAAAAGCCTTAG
- a CDS encoding YciI family protein — protein sequence MKEFALIFRLKDISDFKPSPEQIQERMNWLAGIAAQNKLVDKGNTLLPSHGSAKTVRPEKLVTDGPYTEIKEFISGYIVIKAIDIEEAVEIAKGNPIFKIGGNIEVREVLKRD from the coding sequence ATGAAAGAATTTGCATTGATTTTTAGATTGAAGGACATTTCAGACTTCAAACCCTCTCCCGAACAAATCCAGGAAAGAATGAACTGGCTGGCTGGTATTGCCGCACAAAACAAACTAGTGGATAAAGGCAATACGCTCCTTCCCAGCCATGGGAGTGCCAAAACGGTAAGACCCGAAAAGTTGGTGACCGATGGTCCCTACACCGAAATCAAAGAATTCATCAGTGGCTACATTGTGATCAAAGCCATTGATATTGAAGAGGCCGTTGAAATTGCAAAAGGTAACCCCATTTTCAAAATCGGCGGTAACATTGAAGTGCGGGAAGTTTTAAAACGTGATTAA
- a CDS encoding GNAT family N-acetyltransferase — MIRIEEIPYQQTWEIRHRVMWPHKPIEYVQLDEDRFGKHYGLFVDDELVSIVSLFVENKEAQFRKFATLQSSQGKGYGSQLLKFVFAEVEVQNIKRIWCNARKEKTAFYQRFCMIETQETFSKGGIEYVIMEKFSR, encoded by the coding sequence GTGATTCGAATTGAGGAGATTCCATACCAGCAAACCTGGGAAATCAGGCACCGGGTGATGTGGCCGCACAAGCCGATCGAATACGTCCAACTGGACGAAGATCGTTTTGGGAAGCATTACGGTTTATTTGTCGATGACGAGCTTGTATCAATCGTTTCGCTTTTTGTAGAAAACAAAGAAGCGCAGTTCCGGAAATTTGCGACACTGCAAAGCAGCCAAGGCAAAGGTTACGGAAGCCAATTGCTCAAGTTTGTTTTTGCCGAAGTGGAAGTTCAAAACATCAAGCGGATTTGGTGCAATGCCCGGAAGGAAAAAACAGCTTTTTATCAACGGTTCTGCATGATCGAAACACAGGAGACCTTCTCGAAAGGCGGCATTGAATACGTCATTATGGAGAAATTTTCCCGCTAA
- a CDS encoding universal stress protein: protein MSKTSEQRVMVCCDFSESMNDAIVHGLRISQIFKKELCLFHPYAKGKKDEKMAAQKALGMIIRKLKDDFPTVTISSLTLKGKLSDTITRVAEEYDGIMLIATVENLKPKIQALQESQIPFLFINGSSAESLRYDRVMLPIDYRKVMKDTSLWASYFGRFNQSAIEVLTAREKNASNQTMIKKNKKFIEQLLYKLQVDVDFREAQKGSFGVPFEALERCRVDAQNLMIIPASQQVSLLDLIVGLPETKLIKQAGQIPVMCINPKRDMYILCD, encoded by the coding sequence ATGAGCAAGACTTCAGAACAGCGGGTGATGGTATGTTGCGATTTTTCCGAGTCGATGAACGATGCAATCGTGCACGGGCTCCGGATTAGTCAGATATTTAAGAAAGAGTTGTGTTTGTTCCATCCTTATGCAAAAGGGAAAAAGGACGAAAAAATGGCGGCGCAAAAGGCCTTGGGAATGATTATCCGGAAACTGAAAGATGATTTTCCGACGGTGACCATTTCGAGCCTCACACTGAAAGGGAAGCTGTCCGACACAATTACCCGGGTTGCCGAAGAATACGACGGGATCATGCTTATCGCCACCGTCGAAAATCTGAAACCCAAGATTCAGGCCTTGCAGGAAAGCCAGATTCCGTTCTTGTTTATCAACGGCAGTTCGGCCGAAAGTTTGCGCTACGACCGGGTGATGCTCCCAATCGATTATCGCAAGGTGATGAAGGACACCTCGCTTTGGGCTTCGTATTTCGGCCGTTTTAACCAATCGGCGATTGAGGTATTGACCGCCCGCGAAAAAAATGCGTCGAACCAAACAATGATCAAAAAGAACAAAAAATTCATCGAGCAATTGCTTTACAAACTGCAAGTAGATGTGGACTTCCGGGAAGCACAGAAAGGAAGCTTCGGCGTGCCTTTCGAAGCACTTGAACGTTGCCGGGTAGATGCGCAAAACCTCATGATCATTCCGGCCAGTCAGCAAGTTAGTCTGCTCGACCTTATTGTTGGCTTGCCCGAGACCAAGCTCATCAAACAAGCCGGGCAAATTCCGGTGATGTGTATCAACCCCAAACGCGATATGTATATTCTTTGCGACTAG
- a CDS encoding acetate--CoA ligase family protein: MLNQALLQPKSIVVVGASNNAAKPGGHLLSNLIQHQFNGDLYTVNPRETLVQGVPSFASVNDLPEVDLAFLAIPAALCIEAVEILAGQKKTRAFVIISAGFGEGDDEGKRLEMQLLETVLKHNACLIGPNCVGLINSAYAGVFTSPVPALDPQGIDFVSGSGATAVFTLEAGMSKGLRFASVFSVGNSAQIGVEEVLQYWDENFDAAVSPRVKLLYLESIRDPRKLLKYARSLVLKGCRIAGVKAGVGESGARAAQSHTGALASSDLAVEALFQKAGIIRCHSREELTTVGGILLLPELKGSRLAIITHAGGPAVMMTDALEKGGFLIPRLVEPVVKEKLKSYLHPGSSVENPIDFLATGTAEQLGFIIDVCDAEVPEVDAMVVIFGSPGLIPVNEVYRVLAAKMKQGRKPIFPVLPSVVNAREAIDKFISSGQVCFPGEVDLANALIKVQQTAKPEPESREQIHFDRNTIQRITDVNSEGFLKPEAVGELLDQVGIPRVKQNVVETIPDALLAADDIGFPLAMKVIGPVHKTDVGGVKLDVERNELINKFKDLMAIPGATGVLLQQMAGGLELFIGAKREEGFDPIVLFGMGGVWLEVMKDLQFGLAPLTLPEVMDLLTRLKSFPLLIGHRGNAGINISVFAELIVRVGQLMLAAPEIQELDINPILASGDEFNVVDVRIRTGR, from the coding sequence ATGCTAAACCAGGCACTGTTACAACCGAAATCGATCGTGGTTGTTGGCGCATCGAACAATGCGGCTAAACCGGGCGGACATCTGCTCAGCAATCTCATTCAACACCAATTTAATGGCGATTTGTATACCGTCAATCCCCGGGAAACATTGGTCCAAGGGGTACCTTCTTTTGCTTCAGTTAATGATTTGCCGGAAGTAGATCTGGCCTTTTTAGCCATTCCTGCAGCGCTTTGTATCGAAGCTGTGGAAATTCTGGCGGGCCAGAAGAAAACCCGGGCATTTGTGATCATATCGGCTGGTTTCGGCGAAGGGGATGATGAAGGAAAGCGATTGGAAATGCAGCTTCTTGAAACGGTCTTGAAGCATAATGCTTGTTTGATAGGCCCTAATTGTGTTGGATTGATTAATTCCGCCTATGCGGGAGTGTTCACCAGCCCGGTTCCCGCGCTCGACCCGCAGGGAATCGACTTTGTGTCCGGTTCTGGTGCCACTGCTGTTTTTACGCTGGAAGCAGGGATGAGCAAAGGTTTGCGGTTTGCTTCGGTCTTTTCGGTGGGTAATTCAGCGCAGATTGGCGTTGAGGAAGTGCTCCAATATTGGGATGAAAATTTTGATGCTGCTGTTAGTCCGCGGGTGAAGCTGCTTTATTTGGAAAGCATTAGAGACCCCCGGAAATTACTGAAATATGCGCGTTCGCTGGTTCTAAAAGGCTGTCGGATTGCAGGTGTGAAAGCGGGTGTGGGGGAGTCGGGAGCTCGTGCCGCACAATCTCATACGGGGGCGTTGGCTTCTTCCGATTTGGCGGTTGAGGCACTCTTTCAAAAGGCCGGTATCATCCGGTGCCACAGCCGCGAGGAGTTGACTACTGTTGGTGGTATCCTGCTGCTCCCGGAATTAAAAGGCTCTCGGCTTGCGATTATTACCCATGCGGGCGGCCCTGCCGTAATGATGACGGATGCATTGGAGAAAGGTGGTTTTTTAATCCCCCGTTTAGTCGAACCGGTTGTGAAAGAAAAACTGAAATCTTATTTGCATCCCGGCTCCTCAGTTGAAAATCCGATCGACTTTTTGGCAACAGGTACAGCTGAGCAATTGGGTTTTATCATTGACGTTTGCGATGCTGAAGTACCGGAAGTGGACGCCATGGTCGTTATTTTTGGTAGCCCGGGTTTGATTCCGGTGAATGAAGTCTACCGCGTGCTTGCCGCCAAAATGAAACAAGGTCGAAAGCCGATTTTTCCGGTTTTGCCATCGGTTGTAAATGCCCGAGAAGCGATTGACAAGTTTATTTCGTCCGGGCAGGTTTGTTTCCCCGGCGAGGTTGATTTGGCCAACGCGTTGATCAAAGTTCAGCAAACAGCCAAACCGGAGCCCGAATCACGGGAACAAATTCATTTCGATCGAAATACAATTCAGAGAATTACAGATGTCAATTCGGAAGGCTTTTTAAAACCGGAGGCCGTCGGCGAGTTATTGGATCAGGTCGGAATTCCGAGGGTTAAGCAAAATGTAGTTGAAACCATCCCGGATGCGCTGTTGGCTGCTGATGATATTGGATTTCCGTTGGCTATGAAAGTGATCGGTCCGGTGCATAAAACGGATGTTGGCGGCGTTAAACTCGATGTTGAACGGAATGAGTTGATCAACAAGTTTAAGGATCTGATGGCGATTCCGGGAGCGACAGGTGTTTTGCTCCAACAGATGGCCGGCGGTCTGGAATTATTTATCGGGGCTAAACGCGAGGAAGGTTTTGATCCGATTGTTCTTTTTGGGATGGGCGGAGTTTGGCTGGAAGTGATGAAAGATTTGCAGTTCGGACTGGCACCGCTTACTCTGCCGGAAGTGATGGATTTGCTGACTCGTTTAAAATCATTTCCTCTTTTGATCGGACATCGCGGCAACGCAGGAATCAATATCTCTGTTTTTGCTGAATTGATCGTCAGAGTCGGACAATTGATGCTTGCTGCACCCGAGATTCAGGAGTTGGACATCAATCCGATTCTGGCATCCGGCGATGAATTCAATGTCGTGGATGTCCGTATCCGAACCGGCAGGTAA